Part of the Citrobacter sp. Marseille-Q6884 genome, CGATAAATTCTATCAGGCAGATAAAAAGACCAGCGTGGATTACCTCCACTCCATCGGCGCGAAATATGACTTCAAAAATAACCTGTTGCTGGAAGCGGCCTTTGGTCAGTCTGAAGGTTATGTTGATCAGTACTTCGCAAAAGCCAGCTACAAATTTGATTTAGGCGGTAACCCGTTTACCACCAGCTATCAGTTCTACGGCGCGCGTGACAAAGTTGATGACCGCACCGTCAACAATATTTATGACGGTACGGCCTGGTTGCAGGCGTTGACCTTCGGCTACAAAGTGGCGGAAGTGGTTGACCTGCGTCTGGAAGGTACCTGGGTTAAAGCAGACGGGCAACAGGGCTACTTCCTGCAGCGTATGACGCCGACGTATGCGTCTTCAAACGGTCGTCTGGACGTGTGGTGGGATAACCGTTCTGACTTCAACGCCAACGGTGAAAAAGCGGTCTTCTTCGGCGCAATGTATGACCTGAAGAACTGGAACCTGCCTGGCTGGGCAGTGGGTGCTTCTTACGTTTACGCATGGGATGCTAAGCCATCGACCTGGCAGCTCAACCCGGACGCCTATTACGACAAAAACCGTACCATCGAAGAGTCCTCTTACAGCCTGGATGCGGTCTACACCCTGCAGGACGGTCGTGCGAAGGGCACTATGTTTAAACTGCACTTCACACAGTACGACAACCATTCAGATATTCCGAGCTGGGGCGGTGGTTACGGCAACATCTTCCAGGATGAGCGTGACGTGAAGTTCATCGTTATCGCGCCGTTCACTATCTTCTAATGCCAATCGCGGCAGGCCGGGTGCCTGCCGCATCGTTGAGGACTGTTCAATGAAAAAACTGCTACTCATCGCCGTGATGGCATCAGGTCTTGTGGCGTGTGCGCAATCCACGGCGCCGAAAGAAGATAGCCGTCTTAAAGAAGCCTACAGTGCCTGTATTAATACCGCACAGGGTTCGCCGGAGAAAATCGAGGCCTGTCAGAGTGTGTTGAACGTGCTGAAGAAAGAAAAGCAGCACCAGCAATTTGCTAACGAAGAAAGTGTCCGCGTACTGGATTACCAGCAGTGTATTCAGGCGACGCGTACGGGCAACGATCAGGCTGTCACGGCTGACTGTGACAAAGTCTGGCAGGAAATTCGCAGCAAGAACGCGGCTCAATAAGGCTCGTCGATTGATCGCTTAAAAAGACTCGTGTGACAGCGGGTCTTTTTTTATGCGCATAAAAAAAGCCAACCGGAGGGTTGGCCTTTCTGAATACATCACATTATTTTGCGTCGTGCGCATGCTCATCTTCGCGGCAATCACCTTCAGCACAGTGTCCGTAAAGATAGAGGCTATGGTTGGTTAAGCGAATACCATGTTTCGCTGCGATTTCACGCTGGCGCGCTTCGATAGAATCATCACTGAATTCGACCACTTTGCCACAGTCGAGGCAGATCAGGTGATCGTGATGATGTTGCTGAGTCAGTTCGAAGACGGATTTACCACCTTCAAAATTATGGCGGGTCACGATACCGGCATCATCAAATTGGTTCAGCACACGGTACACGGTCGCCAGACCAATTTCTTCACCCATATCGATCAGGCGTTTGTATAAGTCTTCCGCACTGACGTGATGGTTATCCGGTTCCTGAAGAACTTCCAGAATTTTTAAACGAGGAAGCGTTACTTTCAGGCCAGCCTTCTTTAATGCGGTATTGTTGTCAGTCATGCGGAATCTGTCCTGTAGCTAAACGGTTCACTTCATTAAAAGAAGTGACAGAAATTGCACTTGAGATAATGCGTATCATTATAGAACTGCCATGCCTAAATGAAAACTGCAAGTCTCTGGCAAATATTGTTAATCAAAACGTGGTATCGCCTACAAACACACTGTGCAATACCCCATTGGCATCCAGCCATTGTACAGGGTCAGGCGAAAAAGTTACAAATTTGTAGCAATTATTTTGATTGGTTTTATCTATTGATGCGGCGCAGATGAGTTTCTGCGCCGCATCAAATCAGGCGTTCAGGATTTCGTCGAGATGCAGTTCAGCAGAAATCTGTTTAACCCATTTTTCGACGCGTTCTGCAGTCAGTTCAGGCTGGCGATCTTCGTCGATAGCCAGACCAACAAAGTGGTCGTCATCCGCCAAACCTTTGGACGCTTCAAAGTGATAACCCGCCGTTGGCCAGTGACCGACGATGGTTGCGCCGCGCGGTTCAATAATGTCGCGAATAGTGCCTAACGCATCGCAGAAATATTCTGCGTAGTCTTCCTGGTCGCCGCAGCCAAACAGCGCAACCAGCTTACCGTTGAAATCAATGTCTTCGAGAGTCGGGAAGAAGTCATCCCAGTCACACTGCGCTTCACCGTAGTACCAGGTTGGGATGCCGAGCAGCAGAATGTCATACCCTTCCAGGTCTTCTTTGCTGCTTTTTGCAATGTCATGTACATCGGCAACGTCTTTACCAAGCTGTTTTTGAATCATTTTTGCGATGTTTTCGGTATTACCGGTGTCGCTGCCGAAAAAGATGCCAGTGATTGCCATGAGTAAAATAACCTCTTGAAACTTATTGAAATGGTGGTGGCGCAATGCCCACGGATACGGGCAATCATAGCAGAACAGGCTGGCATGCGGAAACAGCAAACACGCCGGACTGCACACTGTGCTACATGATTTATGATTTTAAGCAGAAATTCAGACTATGCCTGACCACGCAATGTGCTGAGTTGGTTCATCAGCATCTCTTCGATGAGTTCACTGCGACTCATGTTGCGCGCGTCTGCCAGATGATTCAAAGCGTCAACGGCGTCAGCGTTCAGCTTCAGTTCGACACGCTTAAGCCCGCGAACTTTGTCACGTTTAAGCTGATTACGTTTGTTAATACGTAACTGTTCATCACGCGAGAGCGGATTGGTTTTGGGTCGTCCCGGGCGACGCTCCTGCGCGAACAGATCTAATGTCGTACGGTCCGTTTGTTCTTTGGCCATGATCTTGGTGACTTCGGGGAAACAATCAGCCAGGCGTCTGCCCGGATGGATAGCGCGCCATCATACATCAGCAGGGGAGGCGCGCCAACGCCCACGCACGTAATCGCGCGCGGACGCTGAGTTTTTAATCAGTTGGCCTTATCCGCAAGATAACGACGTATTGCGCGTAATACCGCCTCCGGTTTTTCTGCATGCACCCAATGGCCTGCGCCGGCAATAACATGTGCTCGTGCCTGTGGGAATTGCGCCAGCAAGGGGGCACGGTACGCTTCAGTCACGTAAGGCGAGTTTCCGCCGGGGATAAACAGTGCCGGGTGATCCCATGCGGGTATCGTTTCCCAGCCCACAATATGGGGATACTGCTCCCACAGAACCGGGACATTAAAGCGCCATTCACCGTCAACAAAGGATTTCAACAGGAACTGGATCACGCCTTCTTCTTTCAGATGTTGGCGCATCACGCTTGCCGCTTGCTGGCGCGACGTGGCTTGTGCATCCGTCACGGCATTAATCGCCACGAAGATCTCATCGTGGCGGCGGACCTGATAGTCAACCGGCGCAATATCGATAGCGACCAGTTGATCAATACGTTCCGGCGCCAGCGCGGTTAACGCCATAACGGCTTTGCCGCCCATCGAGTGACCAATAAAAGTGGCTTTTTCGATGTTCTGCGCATCCAGCGTATCCAGCAGATCTTGCGCCATGGCCGGGTAATTCATCTCCGAAGAACGGGGCGAGAGACCATGATTTCGCATATCAACCTGGATGATATCGTGATCGACGACCAGATCGCGCGCCAGTATGCCCAGGTTGTCCAGGCTACCAAACAGGCCGTGAACCAGGACGATGGGAGAATTATTGTGCAGGTTTTGCGCAGATTGCGCTCGGATATTCAATTTCATGGCAAAGTTCTTTTTTTCACGCTATCGGGTTAGGGTATCATGTTGACCATTCTGCCACACGGCTGCAACAACTACGGTTTACTCCGAGTTTTGCAGGCCAACAGGCTCGACGCTATCCGCTGTTGGGATTTGCCTTTACACTGATCCCAGCAACTTGTATTCAGCCAAGACACCGCACTGGATTAAGATGAAAACGATTGAAGTTGATGATGAACTCTATAGCTATATTGCCAGCCACACCAAGCATATCGGCGAGAGCGCATCCGACATTTTACGGCGTATGTTGAAATTTTCCGCCGCATCACAGACAGCCACCCCGGTGGTAAAAGAAGTCCGCGCCGTGCAACCTGTTGTGGAAGCCAAGCCGGTCAACCCTGTTAAAGACAAAGTACGCGCTATGCGTGAACTGCTGCTTTCCGATGAATATGCGGAACAGAAAAAAGCAGTGAATCGCTTTATGCTGGTGCTGTCTACACTCTATTCACTGGATCAACACGCGTTTGCCGAAGCAACGGAATCGTTGCATGGCCGCACGCGCGTCTATTTTGCAGCGGATGAACAGACGCTGCTGAAAAATGGTAATCAAACCAAGCCGAAACACGTGCCAGGCACGCCGTATTGGGTGATCACCAACACGAATACCGGCCGTAAATGCAGCATGGTTGAACACATCATGCAGTCAATGCAGTTCCCGGCGGAACTGATTGAAAAGGTTTGCGGAACAATTTAATCCTTGCATTAGAAGGACCAGGCAATGGCAATCCACAACCGCGCAGGTCAACCGGCGCAACAGAGTGATTTGATTAACGTCGCCCAACTGACGGCACAGTACTATGTACTGAAACCTACAGCAGGGAATGCGGAGCACGCCGTTAAGTTCGGAACGTCCGGACATCGCGGCAGCGCAGGCCGTCACAGTTTTAACGAGCCGCATATTCTGGCTATCGCTCAGGCGATTGCTGAAGAACGTGCGAAAAACGGTATTACCGGCCCTTGCTATGTGGGCAAGGACACCCATGCGCTGTCTGAACCGGCATTTATCTCTGTGCTGGAAGTGCTGGCGGCGAACGGTGTTGATGTTATTGTGCAGGAAAATAACGGCTTCACGCCAACGCCTGCCGTGTCTAACGCAATCCTGGTCCACAACAAAAAAGGCGGTCCGCTGGCTGACGGTATCGTGATCACGCCGTCCCACAACCCGCCGGAAGATGGTGGGATTAAATACAACCCGCCAAACGGTGGTCCAGCGGATACCAACGTTACTAAAGTTGTGGAAGACAGAGCGAACGCGCTGTTGGCCGCAGACCTGAAGGGCGTGAAGCGTATTTCACTGGATGCGGCGCTGGCGTCGGGTCACGTGAAAGAGCAAGACCTGGTTCAGCCGTTTGTTGAAGGGCTGGCTGATATCGTTGATATGGCCGCGATTCAAAAAGCGGGTCTGACGCTGGGTGTTGATCCGCTGGGCGGTTCCGGTATCGAATACTGGAAACGCATTGCCGAGCACTACAAACTGAACCTGACGATTGTTAACGATCAGGTTGATCAGACATTCCGCTTCATGCATCTCGATAAAGACGGCGCGATCCGTATGGACTGCTCCTCCGAGTGTGCGATGGCAGGTCTGCTGGCGCTGCGTGATAAGTTCGATCTGGCCTTCGCGAATGACCCGGACTATGACCGTCACGGTATTGTGACGCCGGCTGGGTTGATGAATCCGAACCACTATCTGGCGGTAGCGATCAACTACCTGTTCCAGCATCGCCCGCAATGGGGTAAAGATGTTGCCGTGGGGAAAACGCTGGTTTCTTCCGCGATGATTGACCGTGTGGTGAATGATTTGGGCCGTAAGCTGGTTGAAGTGCCGGTGGGCTTTAAATGGTTCGTTGACGGCCTGTTCGACGGCAGCTTTGGCTTCGGCGGTGAAGAGAGCGCGGGCGCATCGTTCCTGCGTTTCGACGGCACGCCGTGGTCTACCGATAAAGACGGGATCATCATGTGCCTGCTGGCGGCGGAAATTACTGCCGTAACAGGTAAGAACCCGCAAGAGCACTACAATGAGCTGGCCGCACGTTTCGGCGCGCCGAGCTATAACCGTTTACAGGCTAGCGCGACCTCCGCGCAGAAAGCGGCATTGTCCAAACTCTCCCCGGAGATGGTCAGCGCCAGCACCCTGGCGGGTGACCCGATCACTGCGCGTCTGACTGCTGCGCCAGGAAACGGTGCATCGATTGGTGGCCTGAAAGTCATGACCGACAACGGTTGGTTTGCCGCGCGTCCGTCAGGTACTGAAGACGCCTACAAGATCTACTGCGAGAGTTTCCTCGGTGAAGAACATCGTAAGCAGATCGAAAAAGAAGCGGTTGAAATTGTCAGCGAAGTGCTGAAAAACGCGTAAACCGTAGGCCGGATAAACCGTTCGCGTCGTTATCCGGCAATGAAACAATAAAGACTTACTCCGCCGGATAACGTGTAAACGCTTATCCGGCTTTTTTTTAACGTCCTTTTAAGGCATAAACCGATACCCAATTCCGGTCTCGGTAATAAAGTGACGTGGGCGGGCCGGATCCAGTTCCAGTTTCTGGCGCAGGTGTCCCATATAAATTCGCAGGTAATGGCTGTGTTCGACGGCGTTTGGTCCCCATACCTGATTCAGTAACTGGCGTTGGGTCAGTACCTTTCCGGCATTGTTGAGAAGTACCACCAACAGGCGAAACTCAATCGGCGTCAGATGAATTTCTTCTTCACCTCGGTGAACCAGACGCGCCGCAATATCCACTTTCACATCGGAAAAATGCACAACGGGTTCAGGGGAGGGACCGCTGGCATGCCGGCGTAATGCCACGCGCAAACGTGCCTGCAACTCGCCAATACCAAACGGCTTACTGAGATAGTCATCTGCGCCCGCATCCAGCGCAGCGATTTTATCGCTCTCCTCGCTGCGAGCCGAAAGCACAATCACCGGGATTGCACTCCATTGTCGCAGGTCGCGAATAAAATCCGTACCGTCACCGTCTGGCAGGCCGAGATCGAGAATGATGAGGTCGGGTTTTCGCGTGGCGGCTTCCAGCAGACCGCGTTGGAGCGTCTCTGCTTCGTAAACGCGCAGCCCGTCGCCTTCCAGCGCGCTGCGCAGAAAGCGACGAATAGCCTGTTCATCTTCAACAATCAGTACGTTTGTCACATATCCTCATGAAATTCTTCAAGTTCAGGGGGCAATTCTTGTGGCAGTGTAACACGGAAACACGCGCCGCCCTGTGGTCGATTGTGGGCAGTAATAGTCCCGCCATGCACCTCCACAATGGCCTGACAAATGGCCAGCCCCAGCCCAACGCCGGGTACAGATGACTCTTTGTTTCCTCTGGAAAACTTGTCGAAGATTTGTTGTTCCAGGCCTGATGAAATACCCGGACCGTTATCCCAGACGTCGAGTAGCAGATGCTCACCTTCGACCTTCGCATCAATACCGATTCGTGCCTGCGGACCTGCGTATTTGACGGCGTTTTCCAGCAAATTAATCAGCACCCGTTCGAACAGTGGGCCATCAACGTGGATCAGCGTCAACGGCTCGGGAAGCGACAGATTAATCGGAGCCGCTAATCCGGGTTCCAGCATTTGCAGGGCGCTGCCAACGACCTCTTCCAGAGTTAACCACTCTTTCTTAAGATTAAAGCCGCCGGACTGAATTCGCGCCATATCCAGCAAATTATTTACCAGCCGGGTGGTATTCAGAACGTGCTGGCGAATTTCGCTGGCCTGACGGGCATGGGCTGACCCCTCACTTGCCAGATCCAACGTTAGAATTTCTGCCTGCCCGAACAGCACCGTCAGCGGCGTGCGTAAATCGTGAGACAGCGCGGCAAGCAGGGCGTTGCGGATACTCTCTCGTTCGCTGGCAAAGCGCGCCTGCTCCTCACTGGCGGTGAGCGTCAGGCGTTCAAGGGCGCTGGCCACCAGCAGAGTAAAGGTTTCCAGCAGGCGCTGTTGTTCCGGGATCATCAGCTGGCGAAGGTTCCCTGGCTCAACGACCAACAGTCCTTGCGTTTTATCGGCACTTTTTAAGGGAAGGATCTGATACGGCACACCCGGCAAGGTATCCGTGCCTGCGCCGGCGGGTTGTCCCTTATCAAAGCTCCACTGGGCGATGGCATCATCCCACGGCGTCATGCCTTGTGGATGTGTCAGGGGGGCCAGTTTACCGTTCTCATCGGGCAGTAAAACCTGGCTGCGAGCCTGAAACGTTGAGGCAATAAACTGTTCGCTGGTGGCGGCGATATCGGTTTGGCTACGCCCCACGGCCAGGGCTTTAGACATCTCGTACAGATGACGCGTACGTTGCTCGCGGTAACGTGCAACTCTCGCCTGATAACGTACGCCCGCTGTCAGATTCCCGATAACCAGACCCACGGTTAACATCACGGCGAACGTGAGCAGATACTGTACGTCTGAAACAGCGAGCGTCCCCCGTGGGGCAATAAAGAAGAGATCGAAACTGGCGGTGTTAATAAAGGTGGCTACCACCGACGGCCAGCGCCCGTAAAACAAGGCAATAATGACCACGCCCAACAAATAGAGCATCACCAGGTTGGCGGCATCAAACGCAACCAGCCACTGCATGGCAATCAGCGTGATGAGGGCACACAGTGCGGCCGCGACAAGACATCCCTGAATTTGTACCCGCCATTTATCTTTAAATGTGCGAGTATCCGTCGCCTGAAGCGTAGAACGTGACGGCGGCTCATCCAGCGCGACGATCATCAGGTCAAGATCCGGGGCGCGGTGAGCCAGCCTGTCGGCAAAGGAATCACTGCGCCACCAGCGTCGCGTTGTCGGACGCCCCAGCACAATTTTTCCCAGATTATGTTCCCGGGCATAGCGTACGATCGCTTTGTCTTCTGCGGGATCGGACAGCGTGGCGGTTTCTGCGCCCAGTTCCTGGGCAAGTCGCAGAGCGCCGAGAATGGCGCGTCGCTGTTTTTCGGGCAGTCGATGCAGTGCCGGGGTTTCCACATACACGGCATGCCAGACGCTGCCGAGGCGGGCAGCCAGGCGCGCGGCTGCACGTACCAGCTTTTCACTCCCGGTATTGTGTCCAATACACAGCAAAATGGCATCACGGGTATGCCAGACTTTTTCTTCTCCCGGATGTCCCCGCCAGGCACGCATCTGCTCATCCACCCGGTCGGCGGTACGGCGCAGCGCCAGCTCGCGCAGTGCAATCAAATTACCTTTACGAAAGAAATGTTCGATCGCGCGCTCAGCCTGGCCAGCGATATAGACTTTGCCCTCGTTCAGACGCTGGCGCAGATCGTCAGGGGGGAGATCGACCAGCACCACATCGTCTGCGGCATCGAAAAACGGATCGGGGACGGTTTCGCGGACCTGGATACCGGTCACGCCGCTGACTACATCGTTCAGACTTTCCAGATGTTGAACGTTGACGGTGGTAAAAACATCAATGCCCGCTTCCAGCAGCTCTTCGATATCCTGCCAGCGACGGGGATGGCGTGAGCCTGGCGCATTACTGTGCGCCAGTTCGTCCATTAAAATCAGTGCCGGACGGCGGGCGAGGGCAGCATCAAGATCGAACTCGCTGATGTGCCGCCCACGGTGCGCCTGACGTTTCAGCGGCAGTACGGCGAGACCGTCCAGCAGCGCGGCGGTCTCTTTGCGCCCGTGCGTTTCTACCACGCCGATTAATACATCCAGCCCTTGCGCCCGAAGCCGCTGCGCCTCCGCCAGCATGGCCCAGGTTTTTCCTACCCCCGCGCAGGCACCGAAGAAAATTTTCAGTTTACCCCGGTGTGGGGCGGTAGTTTGTTCCAGTAAGCGATCCGGATCCGGGCGTAAGGGTTCTTCTGTCATGACCTTTTTCTCAGCGCTTATCCAGCGCTAAATTAAGTTCCACCAGGTTCACCACCGGCTGGCCGATAAAGCCGACCAGTGGCTTTTGCGTGTATTGTGCAACCAACTGCGTGACCTCTTCAATGCCGAGGTTACGGGCTTTCGCCACGCGCGGAATTTGCCATGCCACGGCCTCTGGCGTCAGATTATTATCCAGTCCGCTGGCAGACGCGGTGACCAGCTCTACCGGTACGGAAGGGCTGGCCTGTGGGTTGGCTGCCCGTAGCGCGGCAATACGACTTTGCAGTTGCTTATCCAGCTCCGGGTTGCTGGCGGCCAGATTGCTGCCACCAGAAGCCATTGGATTATAGGGCATTTCCGCCGTCGCTGACGGACGTCCCTGAAAATACCCGGCCGCGGTAAAGTTCTGCCCGATGAGTTCAGAACCGCGAATCACCTGACCGTCGCGGATCAGCGAACCGTTGGCCTGGTGGGGAAACCACCATTGCCCCAGAGCGGTCGTCAGCAGCGGATAAACCCCACCGGTGATAAGCGTCAGGAAAAGTAATGTTGAAAGTGCAGGACGTAATCCACTCATCTGAAACCTCACACCAGACCCAGCAGGGTCAGCAGTAAATCAATCACTTTGATACCGATAAACGGAACAACCAGACCACCCAGACCGTAAATCCACAAATTGCGGCGCAGCATGGCGGATGCCGATAAGGGGCGGTAGCTCACGCCCTTTAGCGCCAGTGGGATCAGAAAGACGATAATCAGCGCATTGAAGATAACGGCGCTGAGGATCGCCGAGTCCGGTGAGTGCAGGTGCATCACGTTGAGCGCGTTGAGCTGCGGGTAGGTTGCAGCGAACGCGGCTGGAATAATGGCAAAATATTTCGCTACGTCGTTCGCAATACTGAAGGTGGTTAACGAGCCGCGCGTCATCAGCATCTGCTTGCCAATATGCACCACTTCAATCAGCTTGGTGGGGTTGGAGTCGAGATCGACCATGTTGCCCGCTTCCTTCGCCGCCTGCGTCCCGGAGTTCATGGCCACTGCCACGTCGGCCTGTGCCAGCGCGGGGGCATCGTTGGTCCCGTCACCGGTCATTGCCACCAGACGACCTTCCGCCTGATACTGACGGATCAGCGCC contains:
- the chiP gene encoding chitoporin ChiP translates to MRTFSGKRSTLALAIAGITAMSGLVVVPQAQAEGFIDDSTLTGGIYYWQRERDRKDVTDHDKYKTNLSHSTWNANLDFQSGYAADMFGLDIAAFTAIEMNESSESGHPNEIAFSSKNKGYDEDYSGDKSGISLYKAAAKFKYGPTWARAGYIQPTGQTLLAPHWSFMPGTYQGAEAGANFDYGDAGALSFSYMWANEYKAPWHTEVDKFYQADKKTSVDYLHSIGAKYDFKNNLLLEAAFGQSEGYVDQYFAKASYKFDLGGNPFTTSYQFYGARDKVDDRTVNNIYDGTAWLQALTFGYKVAEVVDLRLEGTWVKADGQQGYFLQRMTPTYASSNGRLDVWWDNRSDFNANGEKAVFFGAMYDLKNWNLPGWAVGASYVYAWDAKPSTWQLNPDAYYDKNRTIEESSYSLDAVYTLQDGRAKGTMFKLHFTQYDNHSDIPSWGGGYGNIFQDERDVKFIVIAPFTIF
- the chiQ gene encoding ChiQ/YbfN family lipoprotein: MKKLLLIAVMASGLVACAQSTAPKEDSRLKEAYSACINTAQGSPEKIEACQSVLNVLKKEKQHQQFANEESVRVLDYQQCIQATRTGNDQAVTADCDKVWQEIRSKNAAQ
- the fur gene encoding ferric iron uptake transcriptional regulator, translating into MTDNNTALKKAGLKVTLPRLKILEVLQEPDNHHVSAEDLYKRLIDMGEEIGLATVYRVLNQFDDAGIVTRHNFEGGKSVFELTQQHHHDHLICLDCGKVVEFSDDSIEARQREIAAKHGIRLTNHSLYLYGHCAEGDCREDEHAHDAK
- a CDS encoding ryhB-regulated fur leader peptide; protein product: MIRIISSAISVTSFNEVNRLATGQIPHD
- the fldA gene encoding flavodoxin FldA; amino-acid sequence: MAITGIFFGSDTGNTENIAKMIQKQLGKDVADVHDIAKSSKEDLEGYDILLLGIPTWYYGEAQCDWDDFFPTLEDIDFNGKLVALFGCGDQEDYAEYFCDALGTIRDIIEPRGATIVGHWPTAGYHFEASKGLADDDHFVGLAIDEDRQPELTAERVEKWVKQISAELHLDEILNA
- the ybfE gene encoding LexA regulated protein; translated protein: MAKEQTDRTTLDLFAQERRPGRPKTNPLSRDEQLRINKRNQLKRDKVRGLKRVELKLNADAVDALNHLADARNMSRSELIEEMLMNQLSTLRGQA
- the ybfF gene encoding esterase — translated: MKLNIRAQSAQNLHNNSPIVLVHGLFGSLDNLGILARDLVVDHDIIQVDMRNHGLSPRSSEMNYPAMAQDLLDTLDAQNIEKATFIGHSMGGKAVMALTALAPERIDQLVAIDIAPVDYQVRRHDEIFVAINAVTDAQATSRQQAASVMRQHLKEEGVIQFLLKSFVDGEWRFNVPVLWEQYPHIVGWETIPAWDHPALFIPGGNSPYVTEAYRAPLLAQFPQARAHVIAGAGHWVHAEKPEAVLRAIRRYLADKAN
- the seqA gene encoding replication initiation negative regulator SeqA gives rise to the protein MKTIEVDDELYSYIASHTKHIGESASDILRRMLKFSAASQTATPVVKEVRAVQPVVEAKPVNPVKDKVRAMRELLLSDEYAEQKKAVNRFMLVLSTLYSLDQHAFAEATESLHGRTRVYFAADEQTLLKNGNQTKPKHVPGTPYWVITNTNTGRKCSMVEHIMQSMQFPAELIEKVCGTI
- the pgm gene encoding phosphoglucomutase (alpha-D-glucose-1,6-bisphosphate-dependent) yields the protein MAIHNRAGQPAQQSDLINVAQLTAQYYVLKPTAGNAEHAVKFGTSGHRGSAGRHSFNEPHILAIAQAIAEERAKNGITGPCYVGKDTHALSEPAFISVLEVLAANGVDVIVQENNGFTPTPAVSNAILVHNKKGGPLADGIVITPSHNPPEDGGIKYNPPNGGPADTNVTKVVEDRANALLAADLKGVKRISLDAALASGHVKEQDLVQPFVEGLADIVDMAAIQKAGLTLGVDPLGGSGIEYWKRIAEHYKLNLTIVNDQVDQTFRFMHLDKDGAIRMDCSSECAMAGLLALRDKFDLAFANDPDYDRHGIVTPAGLMNPNHYLAVAINYLFQHRPQWGKDVAVGKTLVSSAMIDRVVNDLGRKLVEVPVGFKWFVDGLFDGSFGFGGEESAGASFLRFDGTPWSTDKDGIIMCLLAAEITAVTGKNPQEHYNELAARFGAPSYNRLQASATSAQKAALSKLSPEMVSASTLAGDPITARLTAAPGNGASIGGLKVMTDNGWFAARPSGTEDAYKIYCESFLGEEHRKQIEKEAVEIVSEVLKNA
- the kdpE gene encoding two-component system response regulator KdpE, with amino-acid sequence MTNVLIVEDEQAIRRFLRSALEGDGLRVYEAETLQRGLLEAATRKPDLIILDLGLPDGDGTDFIRDLRQWSAIPVIVLSARSEESDKIAALDAGADDYLSKPFGIGELQARLRVALRRHASGPSPEPVVHFSDVKVDIAARLVHRGEEEIHLTPIEFRLLVVLLNNAGKVLTQRQLLNQVWGPNAVEHSHYLRIYMGHLRQKLELDPARPRHFITETGIGYRFMP
- the kdpD gene encoding two-component system sensor histidine kinase KdpD, with translation MTEEPLRPDPDRLLEQTTAPHRGKLKIFFGACAGVGKTWAMLAEAQRLRAQGLDVLIGVVETHGRKETAALLDGLAVLPLKRQAHRGRHISEFDLDAALARRPALILMDELAHSNAPGSRHPRRWQDIEELLEAGIDVFTTVNVQHLESLNDVVSGVTGIQVRETVPDPFFDAADDVVLVDLPPDDLRQRLNEGKVYIAGQAERAIEHFFRKGNLIALRELALRRTADRVDEQMRAWRGHPGEEKVWHTRDAILLCIGHNTGSEKLVRAAARLAARLGSVWHAVYVETPALHRLPEKQRRAILGALRLAQELGAETATLSDPAEDKAIVRYAREHNLGKIVLGRPTTRRWWRSDSFADRLAHRAPDLDLMIVALDEPPSRSTLQATDTRTFKDKWRVQIQGCLVAAALCALITLIAMQWLVAFDAANLVMLYLLGVVIIALFYGRWPSVVATFINTASFDLFFIAPRGTLAVSDVQYLLTFAVMLTVGLVIGNLTAGVRYQARVARYREQRTRHLYEMSKALAVGRSQTDIAATSEQFIASTFQARSQVLLPDENGKLAPLTHPQGMTPWDDAIAQWSFDKGQPAGAGTDTLPGVPYQILPLKSADKTQGLLVVEPGNLRQLMIPEQQRLLETFTLLVASALERLTLTASEEQARFASERESIRNALLAALSHDLRTPLTVLFGQAEILTLDLASEGSAHARQASEIRQHVLNTTRLVNNLLDMARIQSGGFNLKKEWLTLEEVVGSALQMLEPGLAAPINLSLPEPLTLIHVDGPLFERVLINLLENAVKYAGPQARIGIDAKVEGEHLLLDVWDNGPGISSGLEQQIFDKFSRGNKESSVPGVGLGLAICQAIVEVHGGTITAHNRPQGGACFRVTLPQELPPELEEFHEDM
- the kdpC gene encoding potassium-transporting ATPase subunit KdpC; protein product: MSGLRPALSTLLFLTLITGGVYPLLTTALGQWWFPHQANGSLIRDGQVIRGSELIGQNFTAAGYFQGRPSATAEMPYNPMASGGSNLAASNPELDKQLQSRIAALRAANPQASPSVPVELVTASASGLDNNLTPEAVAWQIPRVAKARNLGIEEVTQLVAQYTQKPLVGFIGQPVVNLVELNLALDKR